A window of Gambusia affinis linkage group LG03, SWU_Gaff_1.0, whole genome shotgun sequence genomic DNA:
AGCGGAGAAGGTGAGGTACATGACGTACACGCTGATGACGCCGGGCTGCAGAAGCCCTGATCTGGGCTGCACTGCAGAAGCAAAAGCAAGAatagacattttaattaaatattcaaataggtctttacaaaagtattcacccccacattttgtcacgtcttaatcctaataaaaaaacctctgtgtgttttattaggattttaagTCTTTGACAAACACTAAGTAGTGCAtaactgagttcctttaaatcaaggcaaaaatcccacctgtttagagttgccttgATTAAAAATAACCGCAGCATTGATTAATATATTCTGATGATGGCATTCACAAAACGTAATGTTCGATGCTTGTTTTATGATTGGTTATTGCTGTTTTAACCTTGTTGCCGAAATGTGCTACGCAACTAAACTTAACTTGACTTAATTGCAAGTTGTGCTTGCCACCCTTAACTTGGGTatgtctaaataaaatcaaacacgTCACATAATTCATAAATGGTCCAACTGCGTATCTCTTAATCTCAGTGTAAATCCGGCTGAACTGTGAAGTCTCAGAGGTTTGTCAGAGAagattagtgaacaaacaacacCAAGAAGACCAAAGATCACAGCAGAAGCATCGGGGACAAAGTTATGGAGAGGCTTAAAGCAGAGTTACGttatataataatttattcaatatttcaaagctTTGTTCAATTCATCATCAGAGTACTGCACAAGCTCAAACCTATGAAGACATAGCATCAACCTATTGGGGGCCCAGGCAAGGAGATTGTTTATTagaaaagcagccaagaagtccctggtaactctggaggagctgcagagatgcacAGCTTAGATGTCAACAGAACAACTGTTGGTTGTACACTCCTCAAGTCTGGCCTGTAAGTCCAAATTTTGTACCACAAACAAGCAAATGCAAGCTGGtatggcaattaaaaaaatcattgaatCCTTGAACAAGTGAACAGAACGAAGCCAGAAGAGGTTCTGTTTAGCAAAAGCTATAtagaaaacatcaaagaagGAGCTCTGGACAGAGAAGACCAACAATCTACGTTTTTGGATCCACACTATGCAACCTAGTGCAAGGccagacctgaatccaactTAAGACATTTCACAGAACCTTTCGATCAAGTCTGACTATTTCACCCAACAATTATAGTttctagatgtgcaaaactgGCAGAGACACAGccaaaacatttccatctgtCACTGCAGCAAGTTCAAGAAATCAGAATATTTTAGCTACattgtttttagatatttggtTAATTCCTATGGTGAACTacattacaacaaaaaacactattataaataataaagactgaATTGTATTGAAGTTTCTTACATTTCTGTATGTAGGGGGAGATGGCGAGCAGGGACACAATCAAGCAGAGGCTGCCGTTGATGCCCAGAAAGATCTTGTTCAGAAAGCAGGCCTCAGGATGTGTGTAGTACACGCCCATGAAGACCACCGCTCCCACTGCGACGCTGAACAGAATCAGCGTCACCAACGCCAGCGCCGCGTACCACAGACGGTTATACTCCACACCTGAACTCCTGCAGGCGGAAACAGGAAGGGCGTCGGGAggagaaagagcaaaaagaggaacagaaaaaacaacagaatatcaacaagggaatacaaactgaaagaaaataatttaacaggggaaaaaaacaggagtgaaaatatacaaaaatacaacCCAGGAGTAAATGACCTAAAGGAAAATTCACAGGAAGGGAGACAGAGGAATGTGTGATGAGTTGCAGCATCACCCCGGAAACATGACAGGAAAGGTTTACAGCTACGCAGGTTCTTTCATTTCACTTTGTCTGGAAGTTTTACCTTTAATACAGCAGCATGAAGACAAGCAAagcttcacattttatttcttgtcgACTGAAACCTTCACACATCTTGGAAACAATCTACCACCATCCACCAGAAACTTTTCTGGAAGATGCATCTTTGCTGAACAATGCGccccattaaaaaaacaaagctgtcaGTCTTCTTCTCTCGCCACAACTATTTTTTAAGAGCCTCCAAAgagtaaataacattttagggTTTTCTCTAACATATAAAGGTCGGCACTCATCTTTCAATGACGGCCACACTGTTCAGCTCTCACCAGTTTGTGTTCCATCTGTGAGCAAACTCCACCAGCAGCATGAGCTGGATCAGCAGGAAGATGgctccacctgcagctccaATGTAGCGCCACACTGTAACGGTAAACAGAGACCAGGACACATGTTGAAATGGTGACAAGATCACATTCTGAGCTCAGGTGAACtgaataataacaaataaagagGCAGGGTTTGAAAGAATGGTCATTGTGGATCTAAATGCATCATTGCATCTCACTTAGAGGTATCAGAGTAGCGCTGAATATAAACTCACgcaatttttctcattttattggtaaaagattttgaaaatccCACTTTCTCTATAACTACACTCTATTTCATGTTGATCTGCAACATAAAGTCACCATAAGacacactgaggtttgtggttctTAGATGAccaaatgtgaagaaaaaatactaaatataaatgttctccaaaacaaaaaatagggatgaaaaataaaaagttattttttttattttaactttatacAACTGAGTATTTTCACATCCATGTCAGAAgttaaatctttctttttgcagacttttaaaactcagatcATTCAAAATTGTATTAATGTAGCAGGAatgactgaaatgattaatcaggtTTCcagatgaatcaattattggaATAATCATTAACAAACTTTGTAAACAATTGAACttgagtatacagactcaaaataGGCCAACTGCTGTAAGAACAACATATTcacagcagtaattaaaccaaaactgtacaaaaatgtgtatattttgcCACAAGCAGAAGCTTACGATAAAAACACTTCAGTGTTCCTCAAGTGGCagctttagcttcacctggttcaaatttgttaaaaaaaatcctattaagGACCTTTGGTTATCCAaatattaattggttaatccaaaaaaatacTCAACAGATTAGTCCGAGTATTGATATCAAGTCCTGAGCTTTTCACAAGTCGAtgttagaaatatattttagctCCAGATGCATCATTTAGAACAAGTGGTCAAACAGACACCAAAGGATTGTTATAAAATTTTAGGCGataaaatgcttgttttcttatttaaaaaaagaaattgaataatttatttacatctttaaatgtgtttttaacataGAATAAAAAGGActtaacagtaaaataaaaacctttgctggatgttttttttgtgattaactgatcaatcatcagaataaccaataaaataatcaattattagAATAATCATTAGCTGCAGCTCTAACAACAGGCTTTATAGGAATACAGCAGAAAGTACTTTGGTTTTGCAGTAAAGGCGTTTTACCTTCCAGAAAAGTTTCCTGCTGGGGAATGAAGAAAGCTCCAGTGCAACAACCAGCCAGCAGGATAAACTTCAGCAGCCAGAAGCTGATCGTCAAGGGaggcaagaaataaaaatatatcttaaattCTAAACTAACGTAATATCAATTTGACTATTCATGTAAATAgtcatgtaaaatgtaaatatgattatgatAAATGCATCATATTTCAATAACTTAATGAAtacataacaaaatatttacaagtcaaaacaatttgatttttgttcaataattgtagttttattcaatctcattttctgtttggaagTCAATAAATGTGAAAGCAAAATCTGTGAGCAACTTGCCCAGTCAGCCTGTATTTTCTCTAAACGGCGCCCCGCCACGAGGTTTGGGGCTGCATTTCATTCTTAAAGACAACTGCATACTTCACAAACGATAGCAGCTCATTTTTACCCGTTGTGAATGGCCGCTCTGCAGCCTGTGCTGCTGTTTATCCGAAGCGTGAAGATGGAGAAGAATAAGAAGAAGCAGGCCATTCCAAAGCACATCTTGTAGACAGCAGAGTATCCCACCAGAGTCTTGCAGTTCTCCCCTGCATTCAACTTCTCACACAGTTCGTTGTAGAAGGGGATCTGACGGGCAAAACCAGAGagcaaaaaggagaagaagaaaaaaaaataccaggaTTAGATCATTGTGGCAGTGGACAGAGACCCACCTTTGCTTATGTTTGTATTGAGTGTGGCCTCAGTGAAAGGGCCCAATAGTGTCTATTCTCCGTGTCACGGCTCTAAAGGAGCTGAAAGACGGAACAGGCAGCAGCAACAAATGCGCGGTCTCTCTGCGGAGCCCTCATTCATCCTCGGTTCTCTGCAGCCTGTTAGAGGGGCCTTAAAACTAACTGACAGTGTACACACACAAAGGCCGcagatgaataaattaaatgttttttgtcaccaagtcagaaaaatgtgaagaggGACAAGAGACGGAACAAACTACacgggggaggggggggggatcaCGGTTTAAGCTCCAAAAACTGCATCACAGGGGGAGAGGCAAAGCAAGGGTGAGTAATGAAAATGAGAAACTTGGTGTGGCTTTCATAGGAAATTGggctgaggtccaacagaagaGACAACTTCTGGTTTTAACAAGCAACGAATGAAGACTGATATACGGTGAACAAACTTGCCAGCTCGCAAGACGAGAGTCCAAGTCAAATGggaaagaaatggaaaacaaaataactctTTTCTATCACCCAGTTCTTTTGTTGGCAGAAGCTGGAGTCAGCCTTCAGTTCTCAGAAGCTCAAGCGCAATTTATTTAGACCACATATACAACTGTACAGCGCTGTAGTCTATTAACATactgaaaaactaaagaaagaGCCAGGTAATTAGAGCACGATACATATTAATCCTTTTGGGCAAGCACACCCTGTACAACAGGCTAGACTTCTGCATCTAACTCTCTAGATGGTGATACAGTGGCCAGCCCAGCCTCTGCACACATGAACTCACTGGTATGTACCTCAAAagtgtgtgaatgttttccCCAGGTGTGTGTGTCCTACTGATAGAAAAGAGAATGCCTTGAAGAAACATTCGTGCTTCGTTTCTCAGCCCTAAGATTGTATAAGTGTAAGCAGATGTTGCATGAAAGACCATAAAATTAACCTGCGTATGTCAGTTTGAACACAGTTAATAACCAGTAAATGACACAAATAATCTCAATTCCAAGACATTCTACAGCTAGTACCCAGGTCATAATAAACAAAAGCCTTTCTTTCCAAgtgaattacatttaaaataacttttctgatAACAAAAGCAGTAGCCAGAATGTAGaatttgtcagaaaaatatcacattttttacaaaaactttgaATTGCTACTTGAAATTGGAGCACCAAACACCGACACTTCAGAAAGGTGTAAAATATCATCTGACTGTACTAGTGACCGCTTGGGGACTTCAACAGGTGATAAATGACAGCTGAACATGTTCGATTCAGGCAGATTAAGCCGTCATCTCTTCAGCGTGTAGAGCCAGATCATGGCACAAAGCAAAAAGCCTTTTTTGGAGCTTTTGTCTCCCATTAAGGATCATATTAGCATATCCATGGTGTTGTGATTAAAAGGACAATGGCTGAACTGTTTCAAACTGCTGTAAATCTCTTTAGAGGAGACCagcactcccacacacacaatgGCTGCTCTCTTAGGAGGGACTTCCCACTGTGCTCAGTGTGTCACTGACAGCGTCTGCTTGAAAGTGTGGAGGGGTTTATCAGAGGCCATTTTgtgcttgggttgtttttttttgtagcgAATCCTCGTatcacagagaaacacacagcaggGGCTCCTGTCAAAATCTTTAACAAATACTGGAAAAGGGatacacaaaacagaaagactAGTGGTTAAATACTGTCACCCAGGAACTTCTACTGGAAAAGGAAGCTtggctgttgtcatggtaacaatCAGCAAAGGATTGTATTCCTTCACTGTATATATTACATATTCCTttattgtgtatatatatatataaataaatgaataaatatatatatatatttattcatttatttatttatatttcctgGCCCTTTTTCTAGGTCAGTCTTGTGTTGTTGTACAGTGAACACATTACACTGAAACCCTGTATGAATTGTATCACTTTTTATTGGATCACAAAAATCCAACATAAAATTAAGTGAGTTTATACTATTATATAAACGGACTAAAATATTGGACTGCTGTCCTAATGCAAAGTCTGAGTGGATTTGAGCTTTGAGGTCACAAGTTGCTTGCTGGATATTCTGTATTAAGGATTTCCAGGTAAACAGCAGGACCCAGGGTGtcaatgaattaaaacaaaacctgcatGTTTTGAAGAATCAAAGCATCCCCAGACTATCAGACTCCCACCACCGTGTTTGACTGGTGgtacagtgtttttgtgttcatgttcACAGAATGTTTGCCCCAAAGTTTtgtcacagagagagagagagacggtgGGCCAGCtacacagaaaacaacaggacAAAATCTGGGTTAAAGGTTGTTGGCCTGACTCATGAGATAACAGCTGTAGTATATACTCTGCAGGCAGTTACAACGATGAACTCCAATTTGGGTTGATTAAAGAGATCTTAGTGATGCAATTGTTCCAGAACGACAGAGGAAGTTATTTATTAGAAGTAAACACTTCCTCCCACTCTCTAAACAGAGATGCAACACATTTCAGAGATTTATTCGGCAAGCTTATTGATATAATCCAGACTTTAGCTTTATTGTTGTCTGCATCCttctaaatgtgtttgttaattaatcagttatttCAATATTGTACTCACATTGTCTTTCATTATCTGCTCCACAGTAGGGGACATCATGATGCCACAGATGACGGTGACCAGCAGGAAGTACAAGGCGTACATAATTCTGGTTCCAGTGGACTGCTTGATCTTCGGACAGCAGttacagcagcaggagcaggcCGCTGAGCCGCAGCAACAGGCCAGCTGGACAAACACAATAAGGACACCCTTAGCTGAGGTTCTTATTTCAGACGTAATGAATACTGACAATCAGGCAATCAGGAGACACAATGTGGTGGATGGACAAGAGAGACGTTCTCTAAAATCATTTAGAAATTCAATCAAAATCTacataaagcataaaaagtaAGAGCAGgttcaaagaaaacaagaataaagcATTCATCTGAAActagaagggaaaaaaaagggggattcCTGCTGAAAttaattcactttaaaaacGGTGATTCACACCAGCTGACAAATTCCCCGACTGCAGGAACAAGTCCAAAGAAGTCAGTGAGGTGCAGAGGAGGAACACAACAGATTAATTAACAATTTCAATGATCTAATGTCTGTCATGTTGGCTCTATCTTTATTGTAAAAGACATAAGGAAGATGGGAATGGACACCACTCGAGGgcgcaaaacacaaacatctaaTAAAAAATTACTCACCCTCACACAGGATTATCATGCTGTAAAAATATCCACTTTACTATTTGACTTGTCAGCTAAAATTTAAGGTGGGATCAAGTTGGAAGCAGAAAGGGACTATATAAAGAGGCCGCTGCTTTAGCAATGATGGCCAAGCTAACCATGCTAATCGCTAAAATAACATGCTAAAGCTAGCTTAAAATCTCAACTATGTAGATATTTTGTCTTTAAGTGTTATACAATGCGAGTCTGTTCTTATGTATTCTCATAATAAAgctcttaaagaaaaaaaaatcaaatcatccAACAATTGATAATGGcttttcaaaagtcaaagaCTGGAAATCTACCACAAACACCTGATTGGTGTGTCTACATGGAGACAACTCGTTTACAAGTGAGACTTATAAACGAGTTGTCTCCATGTAGACACACTGAAGAGGCTCCAAGTTGCCCACAACTCTTCAAAGCTGCTTTTACAAACTTTTGGTTCATCAGAGGCTGGAAGGGAATTGAGTTTTTTCAACCAATTTTACTGTCAAACTAAAACAACTGATTGAAAACACTGACATATTATTCAACCTGGCCTGAAAAATACGAAAAGTTTCTAAATACTTTCACATCCCTATGCCTGAGAATTATCCAACAATACAAAGTCATAGCCTCTCCATTACTAGTAGTAAATTTGGAGACAACCACAAGTGACTGTTCATATTGGTCATTCATGGTTTCAGCCACAAAAGACAAACCGCCTCTCTCCTGCACGTCACTGCAGAGAATGAAAACCCAGTTGAGAACAGAGGCCTGCACTGTTTCCTCTGTCAGGGCGTCACATAGGAGGAGGATAACTACATAAAAGAGGTCTCTGTATTATATTGAGAAGGCAAGGCACTCTATGATTTGCAAGGCCTTTCTGCAGCCACGTCACTCAGTGGTAAGAGGTCAACCCTGTGATCTCCATCTGTACATCTATCTGATCCATCCACTTATAattcaaaaactacaaaaacaaaagattaacTTGGATAATGTTTCATTCTTTCTGAAGgtttaaaagcatttcaaacAATGTTGTCACTTGCAGATACTGCAGAGGAAAGTTGTGAAACACATGACTCGAGAGCAGCAGAAGGACAGCACTTCCTGTAGGTTTCCAGCATAAACAAGACAGCACTATATTTATCTGGTGATTGCTACATCTTTTCTTTTAGTAAGCCTTTGTGTCATTACAAGAACATTGTCCTGTGAGCAGGAATTTGCTGCGTTTGTAAGTTTTGTTAATAGGAAAGCATTCTTTTACCCCTTCatggcattttttttgttaacgCATTAATGCCTGTTGGTGGAAACATCCTCCAGCACTTGACTGACAAATGTATACCAAAACTCACACATTGTTGGAATCAAGCTTTCCAGCTCTGGCTCCCTGCTTCACCAGCCCAGAGATCTCCCCGTTAGCCTTCCTGCTGCCAGTCCAactatttatccatccatcaccTCGGGCTCCACCATGGTTGCTTAGAGCTCTGGCTTTTCATGGCAGAGCAGAGCGCTGTCTTTTTTGATGGCTCTCTTTACAGATTCCTGATTGAAAGCAGAACCAAAACTGTCTCCTTTGTCCATTAGGGCAGGGGAAACTGCATCTCTGTCTCAGTTGCTCATCCCGAGAGAGCATTTACTTTACACACTGTGACAAAGAGAACGCCTATAAGACCAAGATTAAACTAAACAGATTGAAATAGCAAAACCCTTTTGAATCCGACATGAACAAACGTGTCTAAAAGATGGGATCGAGCGTTTGGGAAGCAGACATTATGAAGAAGAACTGAATCAAAATCAGTAAGAAAATGTCAATCTCTTTCTGATCAGTGTATGAGGCATATGTAAACACTACCAGGTTCAGCTGACAATACGTTTCGGTGTAGATGCCGTTACTGAAGGGAACATATTCATAATTAAAGATCTAGTCGGGGTAAAGATGAAAGCAAATGTTTAACTAGATAAGACTCAAATAATTTTCCAACTAGAAGAGCAAGAGGAGgagacaaaaaattttaatctgaagAATTTGACGGCCCGCTACAGGATTGCTACTCTGAGTTTGTACATCGTCGTCTCCATTATCCTCATAATATATGAATAATATACACAGTATgaactttgcttttatttcaaaataaaagggtgtttattttattaaaataaactaaaaagaaacaaacaaaaaaaaaacccacctaaTTTGACTATAAGAGCATTTTTAAACAAGCATCCCTTAAACTGGTAAGTTTATTCTGCTGTAGAAATtcataaacagagaaaaactggCTAACTTAAAGTCTCATTAATTACTTTTATATGTAAAAGCACAGTTAACATAGCTCTCTGCTGGGCACAGTGATGGGACAGGCATAGACCATGTGGCCCAGAGTCCTCTATGTCTCCGTCACGAGTGTGAGCCCCAACCCGTTGACCTTAGCCTAATGTCTTCGTCTTCTCTCAcaaaccacttcctgtccgctcactgtcaaataaaggccccTGGAGCCAAGAAAATCCGTTTTGAGTCTCTGAAGAGCTGCAGGTCAGCAACACCTGCTCTGGACAGAGACTCctgttttaataattgtttGAATAAATATCAACTGCTTTGGTTAATCAAACAGGATAACCAGAATACCATAATTACCAGCTCACCTCTCCACCCTCGACTGGTGACCCTGGGCAGGATTACGTGAGTACaggaaaaggaaggaaggatgaagTTTAGCCTTGATTCGATGTTTGTGCCTCCTGGTTTCCATTTGCATACACGCAGCTGAACAGGGTAAGCTGTCACCTTTAGTCTCTGCTGCAGACTCATGTCTCTCTCAATGGGCAATTAATTAACCACAAAATGCTGCATACAagtagaggggggaaaaaaggaacaatTTAGGACCTGatgttgtttatatttcattaGTTAGGGAGTGTTTTGCCAGCAGATTGCACACAGAGCAGACTGAGGAGTAGATCTGGGAACACGGAGAGGGACCTGAGAGATGGGAATGTCTTGAGGAATTCCCCCACACACAGATGCAGAAGGAGTACCCATAGCAACCCACGCTGACCTTACCCACTTCACAGGCCGTCCACCCCCCGGCCTCCCTCACTGCTAGTGCCCCTCACCAGTATAATGACAGGTGGTTGGCCTGTCAGCAATTCAAACCCCCAACCTAAATATGATCAGCAGCCTCCCAGCCGTTTGTCATGGTGCTGCAGCTATTCATCCTGAAATGCACAAGTCCGGCTCCCACACAGCTCTTTCCACGCCTGTCTTCAGTCAAACCAAGGACAAATTCTCAGAAAATCTTACAATACAGTCAGTGTAGACGAACTCTGGTCTACTTCTCTCTTATCTTAGCGCTGTGTTTCACTCCCTTCATCAGTTCTTATTGTGTCGCTAGGACAGTAACTATTATctcttttgagtttttctctcttttttcccacAGACGACCTTCTACTCCACTCGCTCCCATCATACTGCTTTGCTAAAATGTGATAGCACCATTTGAAACAGAAAGGAGATTTCCCCTCTGCTACATTTGAATCTTCTTGATGGTGGCCTATCACCTTTGCTGAAGATGTGAAAGAATGTGAAACATATGTGGATGTTTCTGCAAGACACAGCAGACTGTATGGCCTCTTTACAGTAATTAATGATACCTGCTCTGTTATACTCTTCACTGCCTTATTAATGCCAATCTAAGTGATAAAAACGACACTGTTTGGCCTACAAGAGACGGAGAAGTTTACCACAGTCAAACCCAGAAGGGCCAGGCTGGGCGGCACGTAGCCACAGAGAAGCAACCGCTTACACAATACAAACAGGCCTATCACAAATTCAGCACAGCACAGCGAGGCTGAAAATCCCAGCCAGATTTACAAAGAAGTACAGGGCTTCTCCCTCTAACAGTTCCTCTAACAAGCAGAGGTGTCAAAATACTGTTAAATACAGGTCAGAGACCTGTGGGACTGCTAAAGCAGGAAGCCAACACTGTTCTGTTTCACCAAAACACACTgggtctgaaaaaaaaaaaagtatggcAGTGAGAAAAGATGTAACTCACAGCTAACGTGAGCTCTGTTAGGTGTGAGTACAGACACTATCACTGCTTTAGACAGTGTCTGTACTTCTGTCTAAAGCAGAAGTACAGACATAGCAAAGCCCTGCAGGCATATTTTCACTACCACAAACAGTAACTCTGACTTATCCTGCATCATGTGGCCAAGTATGGTGCCTCAAAGTGACAACACTTCTTAACATCTGTAATAAGTGGGTCACAATAAATCATCCCAGAtcaaaagttcagaaaaaaactgctgacCCACCCACTTTTCTCAGATTACATCAATGCTTTGTGCTGGAGGCAGTCGCAGGAAACCAGCAGAGTGAAATAAAAGTGATGCAGGCAAACAAAAGAGCTTTAACGTACGACTCTATTACTCCACATACTGTGAGTGACAGTCCCGCTATTGTCTGTATATCCAGGCAGCTGTACACACACAGCAAAAATGTATCAATGCCCTGTTTCCCTGTACACACAGGGAGATCTTTGCTTTCTCTTTGCAAACGGATCCCCTGGATACAACCAGCAGCTAGGGAACTTTAGTTTGTTGGGAGTGGAAACAGCTTAACTCAAAGGAGGATTGAGTTACAGTAAAGAGGAATAACTGAGGGAAATGATCATGAAATTCCTCACAGATGAAACTCTGTCACAAAGGAAACAGACTGAACCAGAACAGGAAGACGAGACAATATGAGATCAACAGATATAGGAAAATCTACCGTCATGCTGTGTTTATGCCAACACAAAGGCCAGCTTCGCTTCCaaagtgaatgtttttatcAGCTCTCCATTTGGAAAGCTACGAATTAGACAGAGTTAGCTGGTATTTCACTATGTTGCATCATTGACTTTAGATCTTGCTCCCTAATATAAAAGTACACAAAAACCCTAAAGAAATAAAACGCAGATTGGAAAAGAACAGGGTCTGTCCCAGTGAACTCACCAACACAGTGCTAATTAGAGATGCATGGGTAAGGTTTGTCTGGCTGTTGTTGTTCTTTGTACTGTGAGTCataaaatccaacagaaaagtCAAGTACCATAGACATCATTTGTGCCATCAGATAGTAGACGGACACTACAGGAATG
This region includes:
- the serinc5 gene encoding serine incorporator 5; protein product: MCTPCCVSQLACCCGSAACSCCCNCCPKIKQSTGTRIMYALYFLLVTVICGIMMSPTVEQIMKDNIPFYNELCEKLNAGENCKTLVGYSAVYKMCFGMACFFLFFSIFTLRINSSTGCRAAIHNGFWLLKFILLAGCCTGAFFIPQQETFLEVWRYIGAAGGAIFLLIQLMLLVEFAHRWNTNWSSGVEYNRLWYAALALVTLILFSVAVGAVVFMGVYYTHPEACFLNKIFLGINGSLCLIVSLLAISPYIQKLQPRSGLLQPGVISVYVMYLTFSAFSSKPKEVIEVDGVNQTVCVFPFNSGSESDKQIVTILGAVILFACIIYSCLTSTTKRSSAALRVYRNCEPETERARCCFCFGDDTEDYEEEKTTSGQSVVYDEQERTIYCYSFFHFVFFLGSLYVMMSITNWFHYDDHMIEKLLDGSWSVFWLKVVSCWVCLFIYMMTLLAPMMCPKRFEA